Within the Corallococcus exiguus genome, the region GAAGCTGCTGGTGACGGACTACCGCAGCTACCGGCCGGACCACCTCATCCCGGAGGACGGCTACCCGGGCACCGTGGCGCTGGACGCGACGCTGCTGGGCGCGGCGCTCCAGGGCCAGCCGGACGTGGTGAAGGCGACGTTCCAGGCGGACACGTTCGCGTACGTGAACATCGACGACGCGGCGTACGCGAACCAGAAGCAGGTGCTCCAGGCGGTGTACCTGAGCCAGGCGAAGGCGGCGGGCCTGACGGACGCGGAGGCCGCGCAGAAGGCCGGCAAGTGGGTGGCCGGTCCGGTGGCGCTCTACTACGTGAACCAGGTGCTGGCGGCGGTGAACAAGGCGCTGGTGATTCCGCCCGCGGACAAGCCCCGGGGCCTGGCGTACGCGCACATGGGCAAGGCGGCGCTCTTCAACATCCAGGGCTCGCGCTACGTGGTGGTGAAGGACACGTTCGACCTGTTCGCGGCGGTGAAGTATCAGCTGTCCCAGGGCAAGAGCGAGGACGTGTTCGGCCCGGACCAGGAGGCGTGGTTCCAGCAGACCATGACCACGGCGACGAACACCTGGAAGATGGTGGTGAGCTCCACGTCGCTGTCGGCGCTCATCTGGGACTTCCGGCAGCAGGCGGACATCACGGACCCGACGCTGCGCCAGCGCTTCTACTTCAGCGTGGACCAGTGGGACGGCTTCCCCACGAAGAAGAAGGTGATGCTCAACACGCTGAAGGCCGCGGGCGTGACGAACACGCTGTTCATCTCCGGGGACATCCACGCGTCGTTCGCGTCGGTGGAGGAGGGCGTGCCCGTGCTGACGGCGCCGGGCATCACCTCCGGCTCCATCAAGAGCCTGGCCAGCCTGGCGCTGATTGGCGCGGGCTACGCCACGGGCGCGCCGGTGTACCAGCACGCGGTCGTGGAGATGGAGAAGACGCTGATGGCGTCCAACTCGGGCCTGCGCTTCGCGGACGCGGACTCGCACGGCTTCGTGCTGGTGGAGGTGAAGGCGGATGAGACGCTCGCCACCTTCCACCTCATCCCCGCGGCAGAGGTGGCCAAGGACTACTCCAAGCGCGCGGACAGCGAGCTGGAGGCGAAGTTCACCTCGCGCACCTTCCGCGTGAAGAACAGCGACATCCAGCCGGCCTGAGCCGGACGCGCATGAGCTGAAGCGAAGGGCCGCGTGGGAACTCCCGCGCGGCCCTTTTTATGTCTCAAGGGCTTTGTGAATTTTCAGCTTTGTGCTGTTTTCCTTGGATAAGGCTTCCATTGAGGGAGTC harbors:
- a CDS encoding alkaline phosphatase D family protein, with the protein product MFNPFKRRTFLQAVVAVAATTTFGCSDDDSTETSDGSPYFPQSLASGDPRPDSVVLWVRVEDKDRAGSDLPLRLEVSPSEDFKTLVLDKTDLSALAEHDHAVKVKVTGLSARTTYYYRFSYEKDGQKHTTRTGRTRTAPAEGDDVQVKFVFASCQDFIGRYYNAWQRLLQLDADLDFIVFLGDYVYETTGDTSFQSGDGGRSIRFSDPDGALPQGAGLTSYLAANSLSNYRDLYKTTRTDKQLQAVHERYPFIIVWDDHEFSDDCWQDVATYEDGKRDETQLDRKLNAEQAFLEYIPLDTVQSAAGAIDVASEPRFPNSRIYRDFEYGKHLKLLVTDYRSYRPDHLIPEDGYPGTVALDATLLGAALQGQPDVVKATFQADTFAYVNIDDAAYANQKQVLQAVYLSQAKAAGLTDAEAAQKAGKWVAGPVALYYVNQVLAAVNKALVIPPADKPRGLAYAHMGKAALFNIQGSRYVVVKDTFDLFAAVKYQLSQGKSEDVFGPDQEAWFQQTMTTATNTWKMVVSSTSLSALIWDFRQQADITDPTLRQRFYFSVDQWDGFPTKKKVMLNTLKAAGVTNTLFISGDIHASFASVEEGVPVLTAPGITSGSIKSLASLALIGAGYATGAPVYQHAVVEMEKTLMASNSGLRFADADSHGFVLVEVKADETLATFHLIPAAEVAKDYSKRADSELEAKFTSRTFRVKNSDIQPA